Proteins found in one Arthrobacter sp. U41 genomic segment:
- a CDS encoding HAD-IIA family hydrolase yields MLSDLDGVVYAGPSAIPGATEALEKLEDIGVALAYVTNNASRSSAEVAAHLRALGAPATAEQVFGSALAGAELLAEQVPPGATVLVTGSAVLARHVAEQGLVPVTTADPLPDAVIQGFEPTLGWKDLAEAAFAVAGGAVWVATNTDMSFPQARGIAPGNGTLVAAVSAATGKAPIVAGKPEAQLFKTAANHLGVHEALVVGDRLDTDILGGNRAGMATALVLTGVDTAENALAAVTEQRPMYLFSDLGQLHQPYPDITERDGVYTSGGSRANVEDGVVIMGGARENVDTWRAGCAAWWAASPRQHTASLPPLRFLDEE; encoded by the coding sequence GTGCTCTCCGATCTCGACGGCGTGGTCTACGCAGGTCCGTCGGCAATCCCCGGAGCCACCGAAGCGCTTGAAAAGCTCGAAGACATTGGCGTCGCACTGGCCTACGTAACCAATAACGCGTCTCGGTCCTCAGCCGAGGTAGCTGCCCACCTCCGGGCACTGGGAGCGCCGGCAACAGCTGAGCAGGTCTTTGGTTCCGCACTCGCAGGTGCGGAACTGCTGGCCGAGCAGGTGCCGCCAGGAGCCACGGTACTCGTCACGGGCAGCGCTGTTCTTGCCCGGCATGTCGCGGAGCAGGGATTGGTCCCCGTGACCACTGCCGACCCCCTTCCGGATGCGGTGATACAGGGCTTCGAGCCCACGCTCGGCTGGAAAGACCTGGCAGAAGCCGCGTTTGCGGTGGCGGGGGGCGCCGTCTGGGTAGCCACGAACACGGACATGTCCTTTCCACAGGCGCGCGGAATCGCACCCGGGAACGGCACTCTCGTTGCCGCAGTGAGTGCCGCCACGGGCAAAGCCCCAATAGTTGCAGGCAAGCCCGAAGCGCAACTATTCAAGACGGCGGCGAATCACCTTGGCGTCCACGAGGCGCTGGTGGTCGGGGACCGACTTGACACAGATATCCTCGGCGGGAACCGTGCCGGTATGGCCACTGCACTGGTGCTCACCGGGGTAGACACGGCGGAGAACGCGCTGGCCGCCGTGACCGAGCAGCGCCCCATGTATCTGTTCTCAGACCTCGGCCAACTGCATCAGCCGTACCCGGACATCACCGAGAGGGATGGTGTCTACACCTCCGGCGGATCTCGCGCGAACGTTGAAGATGGCGTCGTCATAATGGGCGGCGCACGCGAGAATGTGGACACCTGGCGGGCAGGCTGTGCGGCTTGGTGGGCGGCATCACCCCGTCAACACACAGCAAGTCTGCCGCCGCTGCGATTTCTTGACGAGGAATAG